The Solea solea chromosome 19, fSolSol10.1, whole genome shotgun sequence genome has a window encoding:
- the LOC131446062 gene encoding multidrug resistance-associated protein 1-like isoform X2 gives MEELCSVSGLDPLWDWNLTWYTSKPDLTQCFQHTVLVWFPCVYLWTCSPFYLLYLLLRSHRGVIPLSKLCCSKTLLGLSLASIGLLEMFYFVVKENDETHKHLLMLLGPMVRSLTLVLAVVIIQVERIKGLRSSVLLFLFWTLLVLCSIVPLKVNIKQIIDQGFSSDAIRYVVFFLCFSLQLAELVLCCFSDRRTLSDNAAQRCPEEDASFLSKFLFFWFSSLMVKGYKSPLQASDLWSLRDQDSSNQIMTDLENFWTQKCKQLQKESPGSDSSQSWSWSRSDSLSGPTEKTQLLKKDRKGRDYSIYLLHALGWSFGLYFLFGILCLLLHDAFMFAVPQVLSALLVFMRDEDAPVWKGFLYAVLLFLLSCLQSVLNHQYMFHCFTVGMRLKTALMGLIYRKTLLMSSAARRHFTLGEIVNLVSADTQKLMDFVVYCNSVWIAPIEIALCFYFLWQLLGPAALAGITAVALTFPLNAVLAKMRGKLQEVQLKFMDGRIKLMNEILGGVKILKFYAWEEAFLRRVGVLRDGELGALKKSQILYSVSLASFNSSSFLIALSVFGVYVLFDQRNVLDAQKIFVSVALINILKSPLSQLPFAMNTTMQAIISLRRLTNFLCQDELRPDNVEKLPHSAGGNAIVIEGGVFSWSHDDSPCLQSINVKVKTGSLVAVVGHVGSGKSSLLSAMLGEMERRCGFVSVKGSVGYAPQQAWVQNASVKDNIVFGGERKESWYHRVLEACALLPDLDLLPAGDATEIGEKGLNLSGGQKQRVSLARAVYRKSDVYLLDDPLSAVDAHVGQHIFDRIIGPRGLLKDKTRVLVTHGLSFLPKADMVVVMEDGLISEIGSYAELMDRKGAFAKLIQSFRGNGRRENPALQDKSSRKAVSRLSFTDCDLSQEQLISCDMGSASVQQMNDVDQDLDVDDVGKLTEADKAHTGRVKLQMYREYFKTIGLTFIMTIIFLCAFQQAASLAYNYWLSLWADETPVNGTQSNHGLKLSVFAALGFTQAMAMFGTTLAIALGGIVASRHLHADLLHSVLHSPMSFFEVTPSGNLLNRFSKEIDAIDCMIPDGLKMMLGYLFKLLEVCIIVLLATPLTGLVLLPLACVYVFIQSFYVATSCQLRRLEAVSRSPIYSHFSETVQGAVVIRAFGEQQRFVLESHLRIDNNQEAYFPRFVATRWLAVNLEFLGNLLVLAAAIFSVLGRAELSPGIVGLAVSQSLQVTGILSWIVRSWTDVENNIVSVERVKEYDNTPKEAAWTLQGSFLPESWPTTGTIQFEDYGLQYRKGLDWALKDISINIQSREKVGLVGRTGAGKSSLALGIFRILEAANGRIFIDGVNIADIGLHDLRSRITIIPQDPVVFSGSLRMNLDPFDTCSDEELWTALELAHLSSFVSELPQRLNYQCCEGGENLSLGQRQLLCLARALLRKTRILVLDEATAAVDLKTDQLIQSTIRNQFDDCTVLTIAHRLNTIMDYTRVIVMDRGTIAEMDSPPELITLQGHFYQMCVEAGLI, from the exons atggaGGAGCTGTGCAGTGTCAGTGGACTGGATCCTCTCTGG GACTGGAACCTGACCTGGTACACCTCCAAACCAGACCTGACCCAGTGTTTCCAGCACACTGTCCTGGTGTGGTTCCCCTGTGTTTACCTGTGGACCTGTTCTCCGTTTTACCTGCTGTACCTGCTGCTCCGCTCCCACCGAGGTGTTATTCCACTGTCCAAGCTGTGCTGCAGCAAGACG CTCCTCGGTCTCAGTCTGGCCTCCATTGGCCTTCTTGAGATGTTTTACTTTGTGGTGAAGGAAAACGACGAGACACACAAGCACCTTCTGATGCTGCTGGGTCCGATGGTTCGGAGCCTCACGCTG GTTCTGGCTGTTGTTATAATTCAGGTGGAAAGAATAAAGGGTCTTCGATCatccgtcctcctcttcctcttctggaCTCTTcttgttctttgctccattGTTCCTTTGAAGGTCAACATCAAGCAGATTATTGATCAG GGTTTTTCTTCAGACGCCATTCGATATGTAGTgttcttcctctgtttctctctgcaaCTCGCTGAACTcgtcctctgctgcttctcaGACCGCAGAACACTGTCTGACAACGCTGCCCAG AGATGTCCCGAAGAAGACGCCTCCTTTCTGTCAAAGTTCCTCTTCTTCTGGTTCAGCAG ttTGATGGTTAAGGGTTACAAAAGCCCCCTGCAGGCTTCAGACCTGTGGTCTCTGCGGGACCAGGACTCCTCGAACCAGATCATGACGGACTTGGAGAATTTCTGGACTCAGAAGTGTAAACAGTTGCA AAAAGAGTCGCCCGGTTCTGATTCAtcccagtcctggtcctggtctcgGTCAGACAGTCTTTCAGGACCAACGGAGAAGACTCAACTGTTGAAGAAGGACCGCAAGGGGCGGGACTACAGTATCTACCTCTTGCACGCTCTGGGGTGGAGCTTTGgcctttacttcctgtttgggatcctgtgtctcctcctccatgACGCCTTCATGTTCGCCGTGCCACAGGTGCTCAG TGCTCTCCTGGTCTTCATGCGGGACGAGGACGCACCGGTGTGGAAAGGTTTCCTGTACGCCGTGCTGCTCTTCCTCTTGTCGTGTTTGCAGTCTGTTCTTAATCATCAGTacatgtttcactgtttcacgGTGGGCATGAGACTGAAGACGGCGCTGATGGGACTTATCTACAGGAag ACTCTCCTGATGAGCAGCGCGGCACGGAGACACTTCACGCTGGGGGAAATCGTCAATCTGGTTTCGGCCGACACTCAGAAGCTGATGGACTTTGTGGTGTATTGTAACAGCGTGTGGATCGCTCCCATCGAGATCGCACTCTGCTTCTACTTCCTGTGGcag ctcctCGGCCCAGCGGCTCTTGCTGGGATCACTGCCGTCGCCCTGACCTTCCCTCTCAACGCTGTTCTGGCTAAGATGAGAGGCAAACTACAG GAGGTTCAGTTGAAGTTCATGGACGGTCGCATCAAACTGATGAATGAGATCTTGGGCGGTGTGAAGATCCTGAAGTTTTACGCCTGGGAGGAAGCGTTCCTGCGGAGAGTCGGCGTCCTGAGAGACGGAGAACTCGGAGCTCTGAAGAAATCCCAGATCCTTTATTCGGTCTCTCTGGCTTCGtttaactcctcctccttcctg ATCGCCCTGTCGGTGTTTGGCGTCTACGTGTTGTTTGATCAACGAAACGTCCTGGACGCTCAGAAAATCTTTGTGTCTGTCGCTCTCATCAACATCCTGAAAAGTCCTCTGAGTCAACTTCCTTTCGCCATGAACACGACAATGCAG GCCATCATCTCCCTCAGACGTCTGACTAACTTCTTGTGTCAAGATGAACTGCGGCCCGACAACGTGGAGAAACTTCCTCACAGCGCAG GAGGAAACGCCATCGTGATCGAGGGCGGGGTCTTCTCCTGGTCACATGACGACTCTCCGTGTCTGCAGAGCATCAACGTGAAGGTGAAGACGGGTTCACTGGTCGCTGTGGTCGGACACGTCGGCTCAGGGAAGTCGTCCCTGCTGTCGGCCATGTtgggagagatggagaggaggtGTGGCTTCGTCTCTGTCAAG GGTTCTGTGGGCTACGCCCCCCAGCAGGCCTGGGTCCAGAACGCCTCTGTGAAGGACAACATTGTATTTGGTGGTGAGAGGAAGGAGAGCTGGTACCATCGTGTTCTGGAGGCCTGTGCTCTCCTGCCGGACCTGGACCTGCTGCCTGCCGGGGACGCCACAGAGATCGGTGAGAAG GGCTTGAACCTGTCTGGAGGTCAGAAGCAGAGGGTCAGTCTGGCCCGGGCCGTCTACAGGAAGTCCGATGTTTACTTGTTGGACGACCCGCTGTCGGCTGTCGACGCACACGTGGGACAACACATTTTCGATCGAATCATCGGACCCAGAGGACTCCTCAAAGACAAG acgCGAGTGCTGGTGACTCACGGACTCAGTTTCCTGCCTAAAGCCGACATGGTCGTCGTGATGGAGGACGGTCTCATCTCTGAGATCGGCTCCTACGCCGAGCTGATGGACAGGAAAGGAGCCTTTGCCAAACTGATCCAAAGCTTTAGGGGAAACGGGCGCAGAGAAAACCCCGCCCTCCAGGACAAGA gcaGCAGAAAGGCCGTGTCTCGTCTCAGTTTCACAGATTGTGATCTCTctcaggagcagctgatcag ctgtgACATGGGCAGTGCCAGTGTCCAGCAGATGAACGACGTCGACCAGGATCTGGACGTCGATGACGTCGGTAAACTGACTGAAGCTGACAAAGCGCACACGGGGAGG GTGAAGCTGCAGATGTACAGGGAGTACTTCAAGACCATTGGCTTGACCTTCATCATGACCATCATCTTCCTCTGCGCCTTCCAGCAGGCCGCGTCACTGGCCTACAACTACTGGCTGAGCCTCTGGGCTGACGAAACGCCCGTTAACGGCACGCAGAGCAACCACGGGCTGAAACTGAGCGTGTTCGCGGCGCTGGGGTTCACTCAGG CGATGGCCATGTTCGGCACGACGCTCGCCATCGCTCTGGGCGGGATCGTGGCTTCGCGTCACCTCCACGCCGATCTTCTCCACAGCGTCCTTCACTCGCCCATGTCCTTCTTCGAGGTCACGCCGAGCGGAAACCTGCTGAACCGCTTCTCCAAAGAGATTGACGCAATTGACTGCATGATTCCCGACGGGCTGAAGATGATGCTGGGCTACCTGTTCAAGCTGCTGGAAGTCTGCATTATTGTGTTGTTGGCCACGCCCCTCACAGGACTGGTGCTCCTCCCGCTTGCCTGCGTGTACGTCTTCATCCAG AGTTTCTATGTGGCGACATCGTGTCAGCTGCGGCGCCTGGAGGCGGTGAGCCGCTCGCCCATTTACAGCCACTTCAGTGAGACGGTGCAGGGCGCCGTTGTTATCCGGGCCTTTGGCGAACAGCAGCGCTTTGTCCTGGAGTCCCACCTCCGCATCGACAACAACCAGGAAGCGTACTTTCCTCGCTTTGTCGCCACAAG GTGGCTCGCGGTGAATCTGGAGTTTTTGGGGAATCTGCTGGTTTTGGCCGCAGCCATATTTTCCGTGCTCGGCCGTGCAGAACTCAGTCCCGGCATCGTGGGTTTGGCCGTCTCGCAATCTCTCCAG GTCACTGGAATCCTGAGCTGGATTGTTCGCTCCTGGACTGACGTGGAAAACAACATTGTCTCCGTGGAGCGTGTGAAAGAGTACGACAACACGCCGAAAGAG GCAGCATGGACCCTCCAGGGCAGTTTTCTGCCAGAGTCCTGGCCGACCACGGGTACCATCCAGTTTGAGGATTATGGGTTGCAGTACCGTAAAGGACTTGACTGGGCCTTGAAGGACATTTCCATCAACATCCAGAGCAGAGAGAAG GTGGGCCTCGTTGGGAGAACGGGAGCTGGGAAGTCGTCCCTCGCATTGGGAATCTTCAGGATTCTGGAAGCGGCAAACGGACGGATCTTTATCGATGGCGTCAACATCGCCGATATCGGCCTCCATGACCTCCGATCCAGAATCACCATCATCCCCCAG GACCCTGTGGTGTTCTCTGGTTCCCTGAGAATGAATCTGGATCCCTTCGACACCTGCTCAGACGAGGAGCTGTGGACGGCCCTGGAACTCGCTCACCTCAGCAGCTTTGTGTCGGAGCTGCCGCAGAGACTGAACTACCAgtgttgtgaaggaggagagAACCTCAG TCTCGGTCAGcggcagctgctgtgtttggctCGGGCTCTGCTGAGGAAGACCAGGATCCTGGTCCTGGATGAAGCCACGGCTGCTGTGGACCTGAAGACTGACCAGCTGATCCAGTCCACCATCCGCAATCAGTTTGATGACTGCACAGTCCTCACCATCGCTCACCGCCTCAACACCATCATGGACTACACGAG GGTCATTGTGATGGACCGAGGCACCATCGCAGAGATGGACTCCCCTCCTGAGCTCATCACTCTTCAGGGTCACTTCTACCAGATGTGTGTTGAGGCTGGCCTCATCTGA